From the genome of Lotus japonicus ecotype B-129 chromosome 6, LjGifu_v1.2, one region includes:
- the LOC130724849 gene encoding uncharacterized protein LOC130724849, which produces MQNGSLQNSQMMLSAHDIDCWLFPIMLIRNIDQSAGMCNGTRLIVTALTPYIIVATALSGSKTGKPVYIPRLSLTPFDTGLPFKFSRRQFPITVCLAMTINKSQGQ; this is translated from the coding sequence ATGCAGAATGGTTCACTTCAGAATTCCCAAATGATGTTAAGTGCTCATGATATTGATTGTTGGCTGTTTCCTATCATGCTGATTCGGAACATTGATCAGTCTGCTGGAATGTGTAATGGAACTAGATTGATAGTGACTGCTTTGACACCTTATATCATTGTTGCAACAGCTCTTTCCGGTTCTAAAACAGGTAAACCGGTTTATATTCCTAGACTTAGCTTGACTCCTTTTGACACTGGCCTTCCTTTCAAATTCTCAAGGAGACAGTTCCCTATTACTGTTTGTTTAGCTATGACTATAAATAAGAGCCAAGGCCAATAG
- the LOC130726145 gene encoding trans-cinnamate:CoA ligase, peroxisomal-like, with product MDNLPKYEANHTKLTPLTFLKRAAASYPNRTSVIHEGTWFTWSQTYDRCRRLAFSLRSLNIARNDVVSVLAPNIPAMYEMHFAVPMAGAVLNTINTRLDAKNIATILRHSEAKVFFVDYEYVNKAREALKMLVVQKGAEPNPKEQNYSTLPLVIVIDDINSPTGVRLGELEYEQMVQHGNPNYVPEEIQEEWSPIALNYTSGTTSEPKGVVYSHRGAYLSTLSLILGWEMGSEPVYLWTLPMFHCNGWTFTWGVAARGGTNVCIRNCAASDIYRSIALHNVTHMCCAPIVFNIILGAKPSERIVIRNSVNILTGGAPPPASLLEEIESLGFHVTHAYGLTEATGPALVCEWQQQWNRLPKQEQAQLKARQGVSVLTLADVDVKNLDTMESVPRDGKSMGEIVLKGSGIMMGYFKDKKATSEAFNNGWFRTGDVGVIHPDGYLEIKDRSKDVIISGGENISSVEVESVLYRHPRVLEAAVVAVPHPKWGESPCAFVSLKKDSSNDHVTEGDIIGFCRKNMPHFMVPKMVKFLEELPKTSTGKVQKFELRVQAKCFEVSENLQSKNNNKSSQLNQNNQHIIMAVSRL from the exons ATGGATAACCTTCCAAAATACGAAGCAAATCACACAAAACTCACCCCTTTAACGTTTTTGAAGAGAGCTGCAGCAAGCTATCCAAACCGTACCTCAGTGATTCATGAAGGAACCTGGTTCACTTGGTCTCAAACTTATGACCGTTGCCGCAGACTTGCGTTCTCCCTACGTTCTCTCAATATTGCTAGGAATGATGTT GTATCAGTGTTGGCCCCTAACATCCCAGCCATGTATGAGATGCATTTTGCAGTTCCCATGGCGGGCGCTGTGCTGAACACAATCAACACTCGTTTGGATGCTAAGAACATCGCCACCATTCTGCGCCACTCGGAAGCCAAAGTCTTCTTTGTGGACTATGAGTATGTGAACAAGGCGCGAGAAGCCCTCAAAATGCTTGTGGTTCAAAAGGGTGCCGAACCAAATCCAAAAGAACAAAACTATTCAACTCTTCCACTTGTCATTGTCATAGATGACATTAACTCTCCCACAGGTGTCCGACTAGGTGAGCTGGAATATGAGCAGATGGTTCAACATGGAAATCCAAATTATGTTCCTGAGGAAATTCAAGAAGAATGGTCTCCAATTGCTTTGAATTACACCTCAGGAACAACATCAGAACCCAAAGGTGTTGTCTATAGTCATAGAGGAGCATATCTAAGTACTTTGAGCCTCATACTTGGGTGGGAAATGGGTAGTGAACCGGTATACCTTTGGACGCTGCCAATGTTCCATTGCAATGGGTGGACTTTCACATGGGGTGTGGCCGCACGAGGCGGTACTAATGTGTGCATTCGCAACTGCGCAGCGAGTGACATTTACAGGAGCATTGCCCTGCACAATGTCACTCACATGTGCTGTGCGCCAATCGTGTTCAACATCATCTTAGGCGCCAAGCCGAGCGAGCGCATAGTGATCAGAAATTCGGTAAACATACTCACTGGAGGAGCGCCACCGCCTGCGTCACTACTCGAGGAAATTGAATCCCTCGGGTTTCATGTGACGCACGCGTATGGGCTCACTGAGGCGACAGGACCAGCCCTCGTGTGCGAGTGGCAGCAGCAGTGGAACCGTCTTCCGAAGCAAGAACAGGCACAACTTAAAGCGCGTCAAGGGGTGAGTGTGCTGACACTTGCagatgttgatgtgaagaaccTTGACACCATGGAGAGCGTGCCGCGAGATGGGAAATCAATGGGGGAGATTGTGTTGAAAGGAAGTGGGATCATGATGGGTTACTTCAAAGACAAGAAAGCAACTTCAGAAGCCTTTAACAATGGTTGGTTTCGAACCGGGGATGTTGGGGTGATACATCCAGATGGGTATTTGGAAATCAAGGATAGATCCAAAGATGTGATTATATCAGGAGGGGAAAACATAAGCAGTGTGGAAGTGGAGTCTGTTCTGTACCGCCATCCGAGGGTGTTGgaggcggcggtggtggcggtgccGCACCCTAAATGGGGGGAGAGTCCTTGTGCCTTTGTGTCATTGAAGAAGGATTCATCAAATGATCATGTGACTGAGGGGGATATAATTGGGTTTTGCAGGAAGAACATGCCACACTTCATGGTTCCAAAGATGGTGAAGTTTTTGGAGGAGCTGCCAAAGACTTCAACTGGTAAGGTTCAGAAGTTTGAATTGAGAGTCCAGGCAAAGTGCTTCGAGGTCTCCGAGAATTTACAATcaaagaacaacaacaagtctAGCCAACTCAATCAAAATAATCAGCACATTATTATGGCTGTGTCTCGTCTTTGA